The genomic region TATTGACGGTTTCTTAATTAAAGTTTAATTGAATCTGAAATTGGAAGTTTATACTGACCCTTATTGCAAATACTACATCTTATAACTATAAACATAGTGTATATTGACTATgagaggcaggtgtgtgtgtgtgtgtgtgtgtgtgtgtgtgtgtgtgcgacctGTGGCAGCTGAGGTCGACGCTCCTGGATGCTGTATTTGACCCAGGCCATCACCGCATTGAACACCTGCTCCTCACTCCGAACATTCAGCTCATCACTGGAGATGATGTCTATgagctgattggctggcagTAACATGAACTCTTCACTCTCCATGACCTGGCACAAGGAAggtgggtacacacacacacacacacacacacttttcaaaaCGGTGTTTGGCTCAGGATAGTAATAGGTACTAAGCCAGAatcaaagaggaaaaaaacacaaagctgtgacacacacacttgcacactggACACCCAATAaacaaagaaaggaaaagacCAAAGCAGGTCTGGTCTTCCATCTCTCAAGAGTATTCACTGGCCGGGGATTTGGAAAGATTTTTCAACCTCTCACAGAAACCCAATTCCAGCAATTTACAACATGACACTGTACAACAATAAAGACACTACCCCATAACCACACCAAACACATTGAAACTCCTCTTGTTGCTCACTTTGACAATCTTTTTAGTATGCCTGAAACATTTTAATTCTCCTCTCAATTAAAGAAGGACACTTCCTTTATGTGTTGAAGTGCAAActcactgcgcacacacacaccaaagttcCGGTAATTAAAACTCAGGGGAGAATCAGATTTAGCTCTCTTCCTTGGGGTAAAAATAACGAGGAGCTGCAGTGTCATCAAGGAAACCCGAGAGGCATTGCTACTGCTAATGCTAGCGAGAGACACCCTGATTCTGACGGGATCATCTTTATAGCCTGGAAGTGGGGCTAAAATTAGTGGCAGGCAGCAACACACATCCGCGCGAGGGAACACAGAGGGCATGGTTCTTAACGAAACCAAAGTCACCACAGCACTTTCCTGGTCTGACATCTGTTGCCTTTCAACTAGCTTTGAGAGAGGCAGAGCAGCATACAATCTGAATAAACGCACGGGAAAGCCTAACAACAGAGAAAACAACGAGGAAAGGGTACACAAAATAGATTGCTCATAATGAGAGAGAATAGGCGAGACATACATAGAAACAAGAATTCAGAGAGTGACCGAggcttgtctgtgtctgtttgtgcgtgtgtgtgattgacaAACAGGCGTCACCTCTTGGAAGTTGTGCTGGGTGAACTTGTCGGCGATGCGCAGCAGCTCGCGGCAGGAGTGTGTGTCGGCGAAGGCGCGGATACCGAGGCAGTTAGAGGGGTCCAGTTGCCGTTTCAGAAACTCGCAGCATGCCTCCTGGATCTCGGCCAGCTGCAGCAGACAAGCAGCAGGCAACAGGGTCTGAACGTTGCCCTCCTCCACCGTCACCTGAACGCCGCACAGCACAGAACATCAACCTACTACCACACACCTGGACACCCGCTTAGCCTGCTCAGATGTACATGGAAGCATGCAgacacttacaaacatattaagaatgcaccatattggatttctgTCAATATCTGATTTGCTGATATTTTCAATCTCAATTTTCCTATCTGCTGATAATACAATTCCTAAGCTGTTATCTGCCGATAGCGGTGTCGTACCGATAATATCATGCATCCCTACAACACATGTTCgttaaacacgcacacacgctcacaggcgcgcgcacacacacacacacacacgcagtgatGTACCAGTAACAGTGATTATTTGggtgagatggatggagagagaaaaggggaggacCAGTGAATTACAAATAAATACTCAAACAAGCATAATGCTTGGCTTTGTATCTCTCGCATTTCCACCGTGATTGTAAATATGGCAGCTTAAGAGGAGACAGTGGGCAGCTACTCTAAATACAATAGTCTTATAAAAACACATCTATTATGTTTTACTATTCCGCTACTTACGTTTCATCATTTCTATTTTGGGTACAGTGATTGAGAACATTTTACAGTCGTGTCATAGCAACactaaaataaaacagcaatagACATAACTCAAAAGTTACTTTCCTTAGTATCAATTTATTtatacacattattattattatacaaatTATTTTATCACAAAACTGTGAAACTGTAACTAGTTACTAATTATCAGTAAATCCCACAACACTAATGAGAAGTGCTACTTGTGTTATACACCTAAGACTAATCAATAACCGCATCAAATCTACAACAAATAAACTCTTCCTGAATTCCTTGTAGCACAGATGAAAAACAGAGAACACCAAAAACTGAGAAATGCCGCCGAGTCGTACCTGTGAGGTGTAAGCAAAATCAATGAGCAGCTCCATGGCGCGTTCGTCGATGTCTCGGATCACCACCTCCGTCTGCCTGCTCTCCGCCAGCTCCCCTGTGAACATGGCCCGGAAGTAGGGGCTGCAGGCCGACAGGATGACCCGGTGCGCGTAGATCTTCTTGGCTCCAACCACCAGCACGACATCGCATAGCTCCCGGTGCTTGCGTAGCAGGTTGATGACCTCCAGTGTCTGACGGGGGTGCTTGTCGGACACATAGGGCATCCGCGCAGGCTGGGGGACCCCCTCTGGAAGTTTGTTGGGGTCACCAAGGGTGCAGCGGCTGGTGATGTCCATTCCGGTGTTATCTGGGCGTGCACTGGTACCCctgggtgggagagagaaaggtgacGATTTTCAactggtgtctgtgtgcatgtcaaAACTACATAGGCATTCACCAGTCTGATGGCATAATGCCTCTAACAACTCCCTATGTCGTtataaacaaagaaaaaaacagtattTATGCTCCCTTAAAACAGTATTTATGCTCCCTTAAGTCTGATCAGcagcaaaatgtgtgtgtgtgtgtgtgtgtgtgtgtgtgtgtgtgacagagagatagagagacagaaggaggctgaaagagagagaagtgtacAGGACAGAAAGACCCCAATCCCAGACTTCTTCCTGAGACCTTTTTTTAACCACTACACATCAGTCAGTCACACAGAGAGTCGCAATGTTTTCCCTGATTCTCTAGCCTTTGTTACCAAAAACTGTCATTAGTAAGCCTCTGCACTCTGGTGAAAGGGGAATGGCATTCTGTCAGCTTGTTCAGTGTTTGATCATTTCAAATattcaaacattcagtcaaTCACATAGGCCTCTTTCTAGCACTGGATATTGGAATAGATTTTGACCAAATTACTGTTGCTATTTGATCAAACAGCATAATAGCTGtctattaatatatatatatatatatatatatatataaaaaatatttgaatccAACATGTATCTGGAAAATAACACTGGTTATACATTCAGATATAACTCAGTGGTACCACAGTTGAGGTGACTGGTGGTAAGATTAAGTTTACATCCTTTCACTTACTCACTGTCTGAAATGTCTTTATGAAAAAGTTGGGCTAGCTACCTGTAATGTCCATCATCCAAGCACACCTTAGACCTACAGCATGTTGAGGTACGCTTAGCTCTTAAGAAAGGAAGCTACCCAACATGCTTCTGGCACCATTTCAGAGATCATGTTTAGCTGGTAGTTGCATAGACTCTACTAAACCTGTGAAACATGTAATTTACTCTTTACCTCCAACACCTGAAATACAAATTGATACTTCCAGTCTGAAACACACTATAAAAATGTAATGGATGGAACAACATGAACGATAAAATATTCAACTGATCAGCTCTGCAATTGCAAGCTTAGAGCTTTAACCAATGGTCCTCTAGAAATACTCATTATCCATGTCTGACTCTCCATTGCCTGTGGTCATATTAACTGATATAATATCTGGGCATATTAATACTTTAGCAGGATTTGGCCTAATAGTCTTTCTAATAAGTTTCCACTGTAATGTGTCCCAATCTGTTTGGTTGACTTTCATGTCTCTAAGAATCAGAAGTAAAAGATTTTCACTTGATATTTCTACAACTGACAACAAAAAAAACGAATCCACTTAAATGTGTTAACCATACCGTACCAAACCACACAGCAACAATGCAAATATCTAATCCAAACACGTTGTCTTACACATACCTGAATGGTTGAATTCAAGATTTTGTGAAGTCGATCCAATTACACATCATGCTATAACTGTTTCAACAAATGGATATTTCCCCattaactaaatcagctttgaTGCGTAACTGCAGGGAGCATGTCTTACTTAGTTTATTATAAGAATATGAAAAGTACGTAATTTAAGAACAACCTTTAAAAACGTGTGaataatgtgaataaaaatatCTGAAATAACTTTAGCATACTAACCTGCGCATTGGCTTTCCGTCCATGCACAGAAAAAATAACCCTTCGTGGTTCACCTTTCTGCTAACCTGTAATGCAAATAAACATTACGTAAGCTGTAATCTAACTTCCATAATTAATGATTGTGAAGACAGGATCTGAAACATGTTAATGCATGCAAACACCACAGTAGGCTAGTATTAAGGGAATCCTGAATtaatgactgaaaaaaaaacaatctctcCCTATCTTTAGCTGGAAATGCTTCCCGCAAACTTAAACATTGTTGTAACCACAATATGATGTGCACTTACACACGACATTGAAttaaaaatgcagcagctaacGTGAGAGTgttggtatgttttcagatctctTCATTCGTGCCAACACATAATCTAAGCTTACGAGTTATCTGGTCGCATTTCATGCTAACTGTCACAGCTTAGCTACATTGTAGAGCCAACTACGCCTGTTAGCTACGGGTACAGCGACACAGCGAGGATAACATACCAAACTAAATTGCTAATCGACTTCACTTTATTGCTGGCCGTCAGCTTGGTTTGACCTCGACCTAAATAACACTTTACGGCGTAATACATATCACTAACGTCATGGAAGCTacctgctagctagctatctaGCTAGATTCCACAAGTAGGCTATTCGTATTCCGTAGAAGTGGCTTCAAAATAGCCTGCCAGCTAGCTCACTATCCCAGTTCTGTGTTGATAGTTGTTTcattttacattacatacacGTGATTAAAATGTCGACCAAACCAAACGTAAAAGAACAATCGATACCTCATATATCCATTAAAATGATAAAACATCCGAGTTTACTTGTCAAAGTGTGGGATTTCAGAGGTAAAACCGAAAAGGGCTATTTGATTCCGTCTGTAAACCCAGACAGGATGTGCATAAAAAAGCGCAGTCCCCGGGTTAACAATTGCCTGTCCTTAGTTCCGCTTGAGTCTAGCGGTCTAAAGTGGTCTAGCCCTTTAGCAGGCCTATTGATACATGATCTAAGATCATTTACACCGAAACACTGTATCGATCTGTCGTGCCATATTGGATACTGCCTATACAAGTGCCTAATGACAGTTATTAGTTATTTCTTTAACTGTAGCTTACCAATTGCCTAGATATGCCAAATACATTCAAAACTGAAATGTGTTCCAGGAAGTCACCTGCCAGACATagaatatagatagatagatagatagatagatagatagatactttattgatcctcaaggggaaattcaagggtctcagtagcatacagacataacacacaacatgcacttacagcagaaatggtaaacaacatgcaaaaagtagtccaacattagtccaacagtgcaacagtgcaagagtaaggtctagagaccagcataaataatatagacgaataggagagtaaagtaaaacagtagtgaaaacattaggctgtgtacaatagtaaaacagtagtaaaacagtagtaagcagtagtgggcaggcagtactcaaaaaacatggacatggagagggtggagaggaagacagactaagcagagaagtatATCACTCGATCCTCTTTGTGATCTGTGTAAATTTAGAAGTCGGGAATGTGGTGGACACGGTGCAGTAAACTTGTAACAACTGGTATCTATGGAGACGGAAACAAACATGACCTCCAACTTGCGAAAATGCAATCCAGTAACTGTGTTGGTTCTGTTTACCAGTTGGCATTGGCAGGTGACGTCCCGGGAATACAGTCCATTCTGGAAAATGAGAGTGCTACCAATGAAGAACGATCTAATTTGTTATGGGAAGAGGATGACATCGGAAGAAATGCCTTGTTTGCTGCAAGTATGCTGGGACGAAGCAATGTGGTTCGTGAACTTGTAAAACACGGTGCTGATGTGAATACCTGGACCGTCAGGGGTAGGCACTAAGCTTTTTACAGGCTAGACCCCCAGTATTGCAGTATGCAGTATTGCAAATTGGCTATCTTGTCTATCTTACAGTTAACGTCACATAAAAACAAGAACACAGCTCATCACATCATCAAAAATTACTTAGGCCTTTCAAAGCCATGTTATATTCATGTTGCCTagactaggcctaggctatgcaTGGCTGTGTGGTTGCGTTGTTGCTtctagaaaaacaaaacaatcattAGGCCTATATATTTTGAATTGATTCTATATGAGATTTCTATTGATTTAATTTTGTTTACACCTCTAGGTTATTCTCCATTGCACTATTCTGCCCTTTGGGGTCAACTCGATACTCTGAAAACTTTGGTGGAACTTGGTGCCGACATTCAAGCTATAAACTTTCGTAGGGAACGGGCAAAGGAGGTTGCATCTCGTTATTCAAAAATGGATTGTGCTGATTATCTTTCCTGGGCTGGTGAGGGGAGATAAAGTTTCAAACATCAGAGAACTGTTTTCAAGGGGTTCCAGGTTCCACAGGTCTAACATTTATTGCATCCTCCTCAGAGGCCAAACAGAGGTTGCAGTCATATATTACAATGGTTCGAGAAACCCTAGCGGATCCAGAGAGAATTCAAGGGAAACTGAGCAAGGAGGATAAGGTAACTCAACCACTACTGATAACTCTGacattcttctcctccttcttgtTATTGTGGTTGCGTTGTTGCTTCTAGATGCTACatcatagcctacatcttatATTCTTTTAGAATGTCTGTAATAACACATGCACAGCAAAGTCAGATTGGATCCTGAATTCCAAAAACCCAACGACTCAAGACTTCTGTGAACAGAGAAAACATATTGAAGATGTCCTTTCTCCCATTTTGGCCAAGTTAACACCTCAAGGTAATATACAGTTTAATGATCACCCACACAGTTAAAGCAActccaaagagttttttgtaccttaaaataatgtttccaaaatcgtttcagtggttcatcaactcgtaacagggtgaacggcactctTTCTGCATTCACTTCGCGGTCTTCTAtcagctataaccgcactatgtaagtttgccggatcgggtagcggatctgtagttcggtggaatgagacatgagaaacgacaaatttgacttgcatctgatgtcgcaatacatcgtactttcataaaatcatgcaacatattctaccatgtctgtggacattgttattggCAAAGcctgtgctggataaacaaatagtgcgacagaggaaaagttctttggtgttgctttaaagtgcCAAAGTAACCCCCACCCTACAACAATGCTCCATTTTATATACTTTGCCAAATcattttctctttgtttttacAGCTGATGCATCTTCCAAAGTGAATAAGCAGTGATGGCTATTTGGATAATTAAAGGTTGATTTTCCCAAAATATTCTGCTTTAAACTTGAACCTTGCATCCTcacaaaataaagaaatgtatttcaaattTTAACCAGTAGGTGTCTCAgtggtgttgttttgtttttttaaagaaatgcccAGTGAGCCTAATGGATTTCTTATACAGGCCTATTATTTTCATTCTTGATAAGCTTCTTTAAAATAGGGTAGGGTATAGATTAAATGTTGTAGGTTGTTTTCTGCTATATGGTTTGTGTTAGCTAAACCTATACCAGCGGAATTTCCTGAAATGCTTTCTCTATAGTttgcacacaaaaaacaacTTATATTCCATAATAAGTTGATGTCACCTATTATAATCACCCCTCTATGTCAGAGGAAAGACTCTGAAGGGCAATATATGGCCAGTGAAATTTACACAGTGCATATCTTTTTATTATGCTAAagttaaattattatttaaaaattattatatatatatatatatatatttttccatCAAGTTTCCATATTATGTATCCTAAATAGGCCTGCACAAAAAACTTCCTAGGTCTATAGCCACCTCATTGTGCGTTTTTGTGATTTAGATGATTGGAACACAAGCCTTTTTCTTtgggtaaaataaataaaatactattagAAAAGTATTCTCAGTTTTAAGACAGAAAAAATGCCTGGGACTATTGAAAAGAATGACCAACAATATTAACCTGGAAGTGGCCATGTGAATCGAACTACTCGGATATCCTCTTGTCTTCCCTGACTCCCTTGAATCGAGACTGGCAAAGGCATGTGATTGAGGTGGAAACTGGTCTGGATTTTTAAATGTGAAGGGACTGCTGTGCTGACCCCGTTGTCGGAGCTGGTAACACCAGTCGTTCAAGACACCGGGAGGTATTTGAAAATTCAACAATGGACTTATTACAGGAACTATAACAACAGTTTTCCGTCCAGGCAACTAGGCTGAAAACTTCTGTCATTGATTTGGATAGCTTTAGAGTGCAGACGACGTTCTGAGTCTATTGTGCAGTTGTCGCTAACGTTGGATTTCGCTAAGGCGGTGGAGTCATCGGCAATGTATTGGAGCCACTGCCCACAGCTAACATTAGCGTTAGTAACTGTTAGTTAGCAGCAAAACAGGACAGTGCTCAAATAACATTACCTCTTAATAAGTCTTTATTctgtttaaatatgtttatacgTTCAGAACAGTAGCTTTAATGGTAAACGAAACGTTATTTTCAATGCCTACCCAGTGGGAGAACATCTGGGTTGCAGTGAGGAATATGCAGTTACATTACCTTTACCTAGCCAACAAGTTATTTAGCGAACCATCTAACTAGGGAAGTTGTGGTTATTGTACAGTGTTGTCAATGTGACCATATACTGATTACTTTAGGTATCCAGTTCAATTCAAAGAATCTTTCGTCGGGAGTTTAACACGTGTGCAGCCTGGATAGAATTTTGGATTCTAGCGTAAGGGCTAAACAAAGAAGATGAGACATGCATTTATTGAAACAATTATGAATTTGGACAGTTattaagtttaaaaaaaaattgaaacagTGCTCTACATCTTCACAAGTGCAAAGAAGGTGTTTTCAATTGAACGAATATTTCTCGATTACTGACACCGGTGCAACACTACACTACGTTACAGCACAGCCAACAGAGGGTTTATTTTCCCTTCATTTTCTCACGGAAACGTCGTGGACTTTCTGGACATGGACTCACTATCAGTACCTGGGATTTACCGTGGAGGTATATGTATGGAGACTGATTCGACCGCTGGCGACGTGGACAGTATTCAGGGGGGAATGGTGTCTTTGGACCCTGTGCTTGACGGCATTTTGATGGATTCATTTTGCCAGCAACAAGGCTGGATGCGCGTATACGGTAAGCAGCATTTCATTGTTGTGTCCAGCTGCTGTATTTCTGACTGGATGAATGAGTTTCGCAATGGGCGCTCAGGTTGAAAGGTCAGCGGCAATTCGCACCTAGCACATCCATCAGAGCAAATGTGATGTAAATACAGCATAAACACTGTAAGATAAACGCACTGCAGCTAAATTTGATGTTGCAGTCCATTATACCGCACCTCCCTTTGCTGATTTTAGTGCTGTTTCGTAAAGAGATCATTGCCACGCCAGCATATGCCATCATTGGTAAATTATACCTTGGATCACTGAGTCCTTCCACAGGCTATAAGTGTAAGCTTTCTTGAGCTAACGGGGCTCTCTATCCACTCCCTTATTTCTAACAACACAACGGAAAGGATGTGTTACGAAGTTTCTACATCATTGATTGCTGGCAGATACTTTTCACCGCTGTACACACTTTCCATGTCCGTCAACAGACTTGATACGTCAAGTGAAGCACTCTCCTTATTATATTACCGGTTAGTGATGATGTCCACTCAACATTCTTTCCCCATTTCTACATAGCTGCCATCCTGATCTCAGCAAAACTGAGGGTGCAACTTAAGAGATCAAAGTTACTCAGGCGCCGAACAATTCAGTTAGAATTGACTGACAATGCTGGTCAATAATGCCTCATGGAATAAAGCATACTATTTCATGTTGAGACTTCTTCACAGTGTATATTGGATGTTTGCACAAGATGAACAAACAGGTGTGAACCATTGACTGTATGTGAACAGGAGTAGCAGTTGCATTAGAAGCTATCATGTTGACTAATTGTGGTTCATTGTTGTAGGCCATGATGGATCAGTTCTAATTTATCATCTAATCATAAAACTATTAATTCATTCCGCCATTGTATTATGCGTAAGGAATAGCCTACATCAGTTCCTATAAATAGGCTTAAACAATAATAGCCCAAGTCAAAGCATCACAAGATAACAAGTAATCAAGTTTTACTGTAAGTAGTAATCGGCATATCAGTAGTGCTGTATGACCGACTGGTTTAGATGTTGACAGAAGTGTCTGCAATTTGGATAATTACTCAAATGTTTGGAGAAAAATACTTTATGAATGTATGATCTACCTGTATGCACAGCACAATCAGTATGAAACATGTCTTGTAATCTTTATATAGCCACTGCATATTGGGGAAAACTGTTATGCCGGAATACTTGGAGCGGAGCCTGGTTATAGTTTTGTTCTGTC from Alosa alosa isolate M-15738 ecotype Scorff River chromosome 1, AALO_Geno_1.1, whole genome shotgun sequence harbors:
- the ankrd45 gene encoding ankyrin repeat domain-containing protein 45 isoform X2, translating into MQSSNCVGSVYQLALAGDVPGIQSILENESATNEERSNLLWEEDDIGRNALFAASYSPLHYSALWGQLDTLKTLVELGADIQAINFRRERAKEVASRYSKMDCADYLSWAEAKQRLQSYITMVRETLADPERIQGKLSKEDKNVCNNTCTAKSDWILNSKNPTTQDFCEQRKHIEDVLSPILAKLTPQADASSKVNKQ
- the ankrd45 gene encoding ankyrin repeat domain-containing protein 45 isoform X1, whose protein sequence is MQSSNCVGSVYQLALAGDVPGIQSILENESATNEERSNLLWEEDDIGRNALFAASMLGRSNVVRELVKHGADVNTWTVRGYSPLHYSALWGQLDTLKTLVELGADIQAINFRRERAKEVASRYSKMDCADYLSWAEAKQRLQSYITMVRETLADPERIQGKLSKEDKNVCNNTCTAKSDWILNSKNPTTQDFCEQRKHIEDVLSPILAKLTPQADASSKVNKQ